TTTGCTCTATCTGGGTCTTCTTAATACACTAAGTTGCATCTGTATTGAAGTCGGAGCACCATCACCGGCCGTATATTCTAAGCATATGGTGATCATGATCCTTCTTTAGTTGAACATAAGCACGCCTGTCATTGGCAAGCTCTTCGCGATCACGTTCGgctcgttgttttttttttttttttttttNNNNNNNNNNNNNNNNNNNNNNNNNNNNNNNNNNNNNNNNNNNNNNNNNNNNNNNNNNNNNNNNNNNNNNNNNNNNNNNNNNNNNNNNNNNNNNNNNNNNNNNNNNNNNNNNNNNNNNNNNNNNNNNNNNNNNNNNNNNNNNNNNNNNNNNNNNNNNNNNNNNNNNNNNNNNNNNNNNNNNNNNNNNNNNNNNNNNNNNNNNNNNNNNNNNNNNNNNNNNNNNNNNNNNNNNNNNNNNNNNNNNNNNNNNNNNNNtcgttgtttttttttttttttttgctcaacaaTAACTTTTATTAATcacaaaaagttgtttacaaaaaAGTTCACATGGAACAAACTCAAAAATCTAAAAAAcagaaagatagaatagaatacatTGTTTGAATCCTAGTAGTTACTAAAgtaaatttggtctggattttccAGAGCACCTAAGAAAGTAGGTTTAGTATCAAAGATGATCTTTTCTCCTCTGCCAAGGCTAGATCCTTTCTTAGCAAGTTTATCTGCAGAGTGATTTACTTCTCTATAGCTATGAGTGAATTCCCAAGAAATAATACTGGAACATATCTTTTGCCATCTTCCCAATACAATCCATGGGATTTTCTTGGATTTGAATGAAGAGATCACTGAATTTGAATCAGTTCTAAAACATAAATAAAGAAAGCCTTGGCTTGCTGCCCATTCACCAGCATTTATAACTGCAAGGACTTCTGCATAATAATTGGTTGAAATACCCAACCCACCTGAAACTACAACCAAGAATTCACCTGAACTTCTTCTTCCAATGAATCCATACCCTGACATCCCAGGATTCCCTCTAGATGATCCATCACAGCATAATAGAATCTGGATTGGTTTTGGCAGTATAAAGAAGACTTCTTTAATCCTCACATTTTTAGCCTGTCTACACTTGTGTCCAAAGAATTTCAGCACCTGTAGATCAAATGAAGTATTCCACATTGGAGCTTTAGTTCTTACTTGGCTTTCTTCAATAAGTTTAACTATTCTCTTCTTTACAGTGTCTGCACAACAAGTACCTCCCTCAAATACACATCTGTTTCTCATGTACCACAGTTCTCTCATAGTAATGAAAGCAACAACTTTCCAAATCTCTTTAACTGCAGGGCTCTTATTTTTTTTCCAATAGCCTGACAAATATTCCGCTTTGGGTGCCAATTTAGGCTCCAAAAAGAACACATCATTGATTCTATAATTGATAAGTTAAATACACATCCCATTCAATGCTAGGCATAATGAGTATAAGGACCTCAAAAATATATCTTTTCGTATTATGAACTTTAAGGTGTATGAAGTTTCATATTTGACTCTTTGAGCAGAGCGATAGAGACTCCATTTAACTTAGGTTAATCTAGGCCATAGGCAAACCTACGTCTAGGTAACTCTTCTTTGAAACACTTTGGTATTGCTCCTGGATCATAATCTAGGAGATGATCGTTAAGAGAGTATCCCTCTAGGTTCGAAGAGTCTAAACTTCTAGAACCCGAGCAGCAGTGGCTCTTAGTGCCTCCTCTAACTGAGCATGAAGTTCTCTAATCCTATTGTAGATATCGTCGAAATCCGTTAAGATCTCTAAATATCCAAGATGAGAATCACGTGGAAATATTTAATACGAAGTCGTCACCCAACTCAGGGAGTTGGAACCTAAATAAGCACTGGTCTTATTTACAGAGAAAGGTTCGGGAATCAAGATACGGGATAGGAAGGTGTGAGGCACCTAACCCGTCCAATCCAAAGATCGGCCTCTACTTTATAATTGGGATACTAGGGTTTTGATTGGAATATATAAAATAAACAAGTGCATAAATATCAATTTTATACCACTATTACCTGCAAAATACCAAAGTATTAGATACCCTTATAATTAAATAATGAAATCCAATTTTATGGAACTAAAAATTAATTCTAAAATTATTACCAAAGatgaaaataaattattattattatttaactaTCAAAACCGCTAAaattaagagcatctccaatgctaggggtgaaggtaaTCCTAGATGGAGGTCCTATTAATACCTTTTTGTTGTGGGTCATTACTATGTGgcaaaaaaaatgaaagttataTTTTCAACCTATAATTCCATCTCCAATGTCAAGGTATTATTACCCTAGAACTTAGAGAAAAATTAACTTTTTAATAAAGAATTGATGATTTGTCAAAAGACCTTGGGTCATGGAGAAGGTAAAGatatgactttctcctttaccctttCCTATGAGATGGCATCCATGTCATGCATTTACCTTTACCTTGACCTTGGCATTGGAGATAAATTCTTGGCAAGAAAGGTGTTAAATCCTAAGTGTCATGTCTTTTTAAGACctccacccctagcattggagatgctatAACCAAATTATCTATCAGTTATTACTAATTACTGTTGCTTCCATTAACTATCCTTATGAATTAAATACGTTTCTACTATATAGATCAATATTAAGGACATCATCAACAAGTTCTGCAAAGCCTCTGGTCAAATGGTGAATCTCAGTAAATCAAGCATACACTTTAATAGAAGGATTGAGGAGGAAAAAAAGCAACAAATCTGCAATACTATGAATATGAATGTTATGcccttggaagaaaaatatttgggaatAAATCTGTTCATAGAAAGAAAGAAACCCAACTCTTTCAAAAGCATAAAGGAGAAAATGCAGAGAAGACTGATTCAGTGGCAGGCTGGCATCactaatcaagctggaagaagcaCACAAATCCAAGCTGTTACAAACTCTATGGCTCAATTTCAGATGAGCTGCTTCATATTACCCAAGAAGAATATAAATGATCTTGAAGCAATGCAGAGAAGATATTGGTGGAATAGAACACAAGGAAAATGAGGATTCTTAAAGTCTTGGGAGAGTGTGAATATACCTAAAAGATGGGGAGGGCTGAGTTTTAAGAATCTGCAAGCTTTCAATGAAGCAATGGTTACTAAAATGGCTTGGAGGATGATAcaagaaaagaacaagaaatgggTGGAAGTTCTTAAAGCAAAACATTTTAAAAATGAAGATATTCTTCAAGAAGAGGTTTCAAGTAAAGGGAATGATATCTGGAGAAGTATAAGCACTGGAATCAAATGGGTGAAACAATTTCATATTTGGCAGATTGGGAATGGGAAGATAGTTTATGCTTTCAGAGATAATTGGATTGAAGGATACACTGCAGCTCAAGTACAACAAAATTTCTCTAActatgaggaatatccttactaTATGAAAGTCGATGAGTTAATTGATAGTCATACTCAGAGCTGGAATTTGAatcttcttcaacattactttacTCAAGATCAGATAGAGAAAATCAGTCACATAAAACCTTCAATGCAGCAAGAAGATGAAATGGTTTGGTCTCTAACTAGAAATGGCCAATTTACAGTTAACTCCACATACAAGGCAATTCTCTGTCAGCAAAATCAAAATCTGGTTAACAAAGAGGAGGAAGTTAAGTTTTGGTTGAGTTTATGGCATCTGCAGATTCACATAAATGCCAACTTTTTTTATGGAAAGTGGCTCATGATATAGTTCCTGTGAATGAAATACTTGGCAGATACAATCAAAATCAGCAAATCAACTGCCAAAGATgtaatgaggaagaagaaaatatcaCCCACATGCTGCTCAAATGCAATTATGCCAGAGATGTTTGGAATGTTGTTGATCCTCAGATTGGCCAACAAGTTGATAGCATCAATGATATACAACAATGGCTAAGAAGCTGGAGCAACTCGAACAATAATATTTGTTTCAGAAGGAAAACAACAGTTTATCTAATTACTGTTACTATGTGGTTCATCTGGAAATCCAGATGTGAGCTCATTTTTAATAACAGTAGATATCCCACCTCAAGCCTAAAACACAGGATTTTAACTTACTGCACTGAGAATAAAATCCACATAAATCAGTCAGAAAGTACAATCCAAGTTGACAGAAGCATGATAGGCAGAAATGAAGCTAGTAGAGACTATAATAGATGGTGTTCCCCTCCTAGAGgaaaattaaaaatcaacattGATGCTTCTATTTTACCTAATCATAATATTGCTGGTATTGCTCTAATCATAAGAGATTTTACAGGGAGGATGTTGGAAGCCTGGACGCTGGTAGAAAGAGTCAGAGATGTCACCCAAGCTGAAGCAGTGGCAGTGCTTAAATCTCTTCAGTGGATTGTTCAGTTGCAGATTCAGCAGGTCATAGTGGAAGGAGACAACAAAGAAGTCATGGAAAGTGTCAAGGGGCCTCAAATTACTACAAGAGAGAGGATGCCAATATTATCAGAGATTGTCAACATCTAATTAAGTGTATAGGGAATGTCCAAGTTTGTTTTAGAAATAGGAAGTGTAACCAAGTAGCTGATTTTTTTGCTAAGTTTGCCAGAAACAATAATTGTACTAGGAAATGGAGTTCTGAGCTCCCCCAGTGTGTCGAGTCTAGATTAGAAAATGAAAGAATAGTGATGTAATGTCTTTGGTCGGCTTTTGTGCTTAATAAAATTCTTTCCTATTTttctttcaagaaaaaaaaaagtactgaCCACCTATTGATATCTAAACACCTCCACTACTTAATTAACactaagcttttttttttttccctgtATATGCTCATACGCGTCCGCCAAGCAAAGAGTCCAAGTGAGAAATATTAATCAAACAAATAGCCAAAGCAGAGAACTGTTAACCAATTAAATACGTAACTATTACATGGTACTCCAAACAATCAACCAATCAAAATCATTAAAATTTGCAAAGCATTCACAAGAGTTATTCATTGGTGGTAATGACTCAAACACTCTGCAGAAAACTAAATGGTATGAAAGATGCCGTAACCGTGTCGGAAAGATGCCGTAACCGACACGGACACGACACGGTTACGACACTTCCCAACATTCGATGGACATGCCACATCACGTGTCGCGTAAAAATTGATATTGGACATATTGCAGACATCAATTGGACACTTTCGGACACATCATaaatgatttattttggtttacaaagtcaaaataaactaaatgtgacgctaatttattcttgttttagtCAAATCAAGCATAATTCATGAAAAACTTAACCATTATTacattattattaattttatataattagtaatcaaatattttaaaaataagagTAATTATTTTGTTGTATATATTATAGTAATATTTCATTTTAATGATGTGAGTAATATATATAGCGTGTCCCCGCAACccgttttttttttagatttgacGTGTCCCCGTATCCGTGTCCGTGCAACATAGACCACAACCGTAAGATTAGGTGATATAGATCCAACGATTcaaattaaaaacctaaatatCATTTCCCATTTTGAAAATACTATATtcatattattaatattattaccAAGGCCAAAAGATTTTTCATTTAATCCTATGTGTTTTgttacctggctaaattggggcctataacaTTTAATTTAGGCCTATAGCTAGATGACAAAAAGATCATTAGAAATAACCTTCACAccaccccttatcaaaataattacccAAGTACCTATTTTACCCCTGATTGATTAGCATTTATTAATTGTATTAGGGGTTAATTATGTTTTGGATGTGAGTttaactaatgttagagagttcttcaaaacatcaaacatttaGACTTTTTTCGTAAACAgtactcagaatcggtttacgttcatgcacttgtaaaccgattctggattgttGTTTCCAAATTAACAGAGGACATCTATAATCGGTTAACGTTTCCATATGTATAATCCGATTTTCTTAATCGGGTTttacatattacatatataaaccgattgtttcctttcatacgattttttttcattcattccattattattgtaggatgcatttagcacatgcatcaagcctttaaacccctaggcgaccctaattgacgatttatagtctcgtgagggtttacatagaggtctacccacaaaacctatacaaaaaaTTCTAAAGCCATTAATCTTCCTTCGAAGACGATACACGATCCATGAAGTCTGGGTCATCCTCCGGGATTTTTTCtaccaagaagtgatagcttgcatcaaatgtgaatgcttcccccttttcctccaagtagcgcgctttcacgacttcgtgctacaaaaacaaacttacatttgttagtggtgtttcattggaagaaaaaacaacatgggttacgtaaaacaaaccataaaaatacttacaaattgttcaatggacaagttgaaggggcgagtgttaaaaatccgaggttggatagctaaataagcaagtatcgcattttagatgactaggtgcctatcatgaacttgttgaacacttcttccattaggattttccaaactcttggctaaatttgttgtgtaccctagcccaaaaggttgcgGAAtgcacccttacggaggactgacGTCTAACTCGAGTTTCCACGTACcacgctttggtgattgccaaatcttcgtttgaatcaaatgatgccatttcttatatgtggaggtatgaaatgagtagttgtggagtatatggagtgagggggaataaaatgatcaattttgaggCAAATGGAGTCCAGGggtgaggtctctatttatagagaaaaTCCCTAACGACAATTTTTTTGTAAAAATGTGAAATAATTTGGTATAATCGGTCTTCTCGAAGGTCAGTATAACCCGATTGTATTTTAATGCCACAAGGAATCGGTCTTTCTTATgaccaacataaaccgattaaagacatgttaaaattttgaattttcaccgacactaatcggtttatatatattcatatgtGACCCGATTCTAccttgaaaaacatacaggaaaaataGCTTGagcaatcggtttatgttgacatattgAGTAGACCGATTGTTGGCATGTCAGGCTAGAATTGTCGAGCAACACATACTATAATTAAAACTtcaagtgcattaagttcaacacagagatcatccaaaataaaaaccttaaaagaGAGAGTGTTAAGAACTTAAAAAAACCACAAGTCTTAAAGAGCAGGAGCACCAGCATCAGCAGCAGTAGCACCACCGGGAGCATTTGCAGCAccaccatcagcaggagcagCATCACCAGCATTAACACCATCAGGAGCAGCAGCCTGTGCTTGAGCCATTTGTTCCCATACCTTCCATTTCTGCATGGAGCTCTCTCTCAGCtgaaatcatgtttctcctcatccTAGTGAACCTCATGGTCTCATAAAGCTCCTCCAGTGCAAGATTGTCAATCAATGCGGGGGCTTGTTCAAGATGAGTCTCACGCCCATAGGCAAACTTATAGAGGCTTCTTTCTGGCACTCTTTGTGGTTTACTAAGAATGTCCTCCAAGGTGAGCTCTCGATAGTAAAACACTAGGTGTCCGAAGTCCATAtctatataaaacaaaacaaaaaaaaactagttaaGAATCGGTACATAATTAAACATATGTAGTCCGATTCTGACTACAAAAACATACAGGAGTATCAACCATtagtaatcggtttatgtggtacatatataaaatccgattatGAAAAGGAATCTGAAAAGACAAACATAATCGGTAAATTATCAGGCACATAAAACCTGATTATGGGATCgtataattaaaacaaaaaatgtatccAGAATCGGATTATTCTAAAGCacgtataaaccgattctggtgattATTTCGTTTCTAACCCTAAaatcggttgatgttaatcatcatataaaccgattattgtgcatgctcttcatggcggaaaccaaaatccaaaatcggtttattcgatatgtcaacataaaccgattctaggtgtaattagagattttgattttcgaaaatcgaagatttaaacatgtaaatgAATGAAGAAATGCAAATCATAGaatgggttgatggagatttaccttttacttggttggatcgaagatcgtCGGAGAAGAGgatgatttttttattattaggattttgagaatttggaaagtttatgatgaaaatagaaagtttttctgatttaggtttttatatttttggattttGCTGAAAATGATAAGGATTAGTATTTATATGAGattgttttaggaattaatgtgggggtaaattagtatttttttaGAAGTTTGGGTGCCTAGAGTAATTTGGTGGTGTGGGAATGAAAATTTGATAGACCCTAATTAAAtggtataggccccaatttagccgggTTTTGTTAAGTGGAAAAACCATGAGAACAAAGCTAATGGTCTTGAAATTTTGTTTAAGGGTGAAAATCATTTTTGGTGTATAAGAAACGGACGGGTTTGCATGGTGGACCTTGCATGTGCCTGGTTTTAAGAAATGGACAGTAAGTCCACTTACTGGTTTTCTCattatgaaaacacactcaaaaatataattcatagctcaaatggtgtttttattgaataaaaccaaaagaacgatgaatctgcaacgctgtattggcgttacagaaatcaccattacaagagttgttgcaaatttaaagaagcgtgccaaactgactgttacaagtACTGTTTATAaaagacagttctctgcgacagtcaatGGACGtcaaatattcttcttcttctctgcagcagcaga
Above is a genomic segment from Papaver somniferum cultivar HN1 chromosome 10, ASM357369v1, whole genome shotgun sequence containing:
- the LOC113315715 gene encoding uncharacterized protein LOC113315715 encodes the protein MAWRMIQEKNKKWVEVLKAKHFKNEDILQEEVSSKGNDIWRSISTGIKWVKQFHIWQIGNGKIVYAFRDNWIEGYTAAQVQQNFSNYEEYPYYMKVDELIDSHTQSWNLNLLQHYFTQDQIEKISHIKPSMQQEDEMVWSLTRNGQFTVNSTYKAILCQQNQNLVNKEEEVKYNQNQQINCQRCNEEEENITHMLLKCNYARDVWNVVDPQIGQQVDSINDIQQWLRSWSNSNNNICFRRKTTVYLITVTMWFIWKSRCELIFNNSRYPTSSLKHRILTYCTENKIHINQSESTIQVDRSMIGRNEASRDYNRWCSPPRGKLKINIDASILPNHNIAGIALIIRDFTGRMLEAWTLVERVRDVTQAEAVAVLKSLQWIVQLQIQQVIVEGDNKEVMESVKGPQITTRERMPILSEIVNI